The Camelus ferus isolate YT-003-E chromosome 4, BCGSAC_Cfer_1.0, whole genome shotgun sequence genome has a segment encoding these proteins:
- the LOC102510635 gene encoding uterocalin isoform X2, with protein MSLLLLATGLTLLGSPQTLHQGPQDSNFNETLVSGDWFSAALASNRPRLLQEGADAQLFIHSIQVTPRALQLHLHRKVNGTCVPVMTVANKTKRKFQYLMEYGGQKRIFLEEVDPKSYVIFCTHHKEHGKETVVVTLFSRTPKVTQDTLLIFKNYCKSHGIHKTNIINVTKADHCLHARQ; from the exons ATGAGCCTCCTGCTGCTGGCCACAGGGCTGACCCTGCTCGGCAGCCCCCAGACCCTGCACCAGGGGCCACAGGACTCCAACTTCAATGAGACTCTG GTCAGCGGAGACTGGTTCTCAGCAGCGCTGGCCTCCAACAGACCAAGACTCCTGCAGGAGGGCGCGGACGCACAGCTTTTCATCCACAGCATCCAGGtgacccccagggccctgcagctcCACCTGCACAGGAA GGTAAATGGTACATGTGTCCCAGTCATGACGGTGGCAAATAAAACGAAGAGGAAATTTCAGTACCTGATGGAAT ATGGTGGCCAGAAAAGgatcttcctggaggaagtggacCCCAAGAGCTACGTCATATTCTGCACCCACCACAAAGAACACGGGAAGGAAACGGTGGTGGTGACCCTCTTCA GCCGGACCCCTAAGGTGACTCAGGACACCCTGCTGATCTTTAAGAACTACTGCAAAAGCCACGGCATTCACAAGACCAACATCATCAACGTGACCAAAGCTG ATCACTGCCTCCACGCCCGACAGTAG
- the LOC102510635 gene encoding uterocalin isoform X1 — translation MSLLLLATGLTLLGSPQTLHQGPQDSNFNETLVSGDWFSAALASNRPRLLQEGADAQLFIHSIQVTPRALQLHLHRKVNGTCVPVMTVANKTKRKFQYLMEYGGQKRIFLEEVDPKSYVIFCTHHKEHGKETVVVTLFSKCRRPHPPGHHPHPPDRAGQAPRQGHPARCGSPGKTPGHSQQDPGGTPGTWRPLGSRRALNTR, via the exons ATGAGCCTCCTGCTGCTGGCCACAGGGCTGACCCTGCTCGGCAGCCCCCAGACCCTGCACCAGGGGCCACAGGACTCCAACTTCAATGAGACTCTG GTCAGCGGAGACTGGTTCTCAGCAGCGCTGGCCTCCAACAGACCAAGACTCCTGCAGGAGGGCGCGGACGCACAGCTTTTCATCCACAGCATCCAGGtgacccccagggccctgcagctcCACCTGCACAGGAA GGTAAATGGTACATGTGTCCCAGTCATGACGGTGGCAAATAAAACGAAGAGGAAATTTCAGTACCTGATGGAAT ATGGTGGCCAGAAAAGgatcttcctggaggaagtggacCCCAAGAGCTACGTCATATTCTGCACCCACCACAAAGAACACGGGAAGGAAACGGTGGTGGTGACCCTCTTCAGTAAGTGCCGGAGACCCCACCCGCCTGGACACCACCCACACCCACCTGACAGGGCAGGGCAAGCCCCACGCCAGGGACACCCAGCCCGCTGCGGGTCCCCAGGGAAGACCCCGGGCCACAGCCAGCAGGACCCAGGAGGCACCCCGGGCACCTGGAGGCCACTTGGGAGCAGAAGAGCTCTAAACACGAGATAA
- the LOC102510635 gene encoding uncharacterized protein LOC102510635 isoform X3 → MRLWSAETGSQQRWPPTDQDSCRRARTHSFSSTASRVNGTCVPVMTVANKTKRKFQYLMEYGGQKRIFLEEVDPKSYVIFCTHHKEHGKETVVVTLFSKCRRPHPPGHHPHPPDRAGQAPRQGHPARCGSPGKTPGHSQQDPGGTPGTWRPLGSRRALNTR, encoded by the exons ATGAGACTCTG GTCAGCGGAGACTGGTTCTCAGCAGCGCTGGCCTCCAACAGACCAAGACTCCTGCAGGAGGGCGCGGACGCACAGCTTTTCATCCACAGCATCCAG GGTAAATGGTACATGTGTCCCAGTCATGACGGTGGCAAATAAAACGAAGAGGAAATTTCAGTACCTGATGGAAT ATGGTGGCCAGAAAAGgatcttcctggaggaagtggacCCCAAGAGCTACGTCATATTCTGCACCCACCACAAAGAACACGGGAAGGAAACGGTGGTGGTGACCCTCTTCAGTAAGTGCCGGAGACCCCACCCGCCTGGACACCACCCACACCCACCTGACAGGGCAGGGCAAGCCCCACGCCAGGGACACCCAGCCCGCTGCGGGTCCCCAGGGAAGACCCCGGGCCACAGCCAGCAGGACCCAGGAGGCACCCCGGGCACCTGGAGGCCACTTGGGAGCAGAAGAGCTCTAAACACGAGATAA
- the SOHLH1 gene encoding spermatogenesis- and oogenesis-specific basic helix-loop-helix-containing protein 1 translates to MASRRSKTAAGPPQVPGSGVCSAPSSCGTQVCCEDPHQGSGLAKAPALVEGPGSRLPRNVLSERERRKRISVSCERLRALLPRFDGRREDMASVLEMSVQFLRLAGTLVPGWEQHAETRHKWQKDVLQLALATQTPAGAPDPGRGAPSVTMPQTPPSCVAAGVDEGVAKVPDRLPVLSEPPSLVPGSRGPSPSKAPRKSPLWPPHSRQPPSPLVSEEPLSCLGQAGPSARGTHLAPTLDARSVSGCDVEDGASFLLTASPDWWPGSLEGRGGSAPSQVPTRSSPLGRAEPGFLADPEPGSQEPPDGPLEPWGSDVSCPSLALRDEVESIFPDFFAC, encoded by the exons ATGGCGTCCAGGCGTTCTAAGACCGCCGCTGGGCCTCCCCAAGTCCCCGGCTCTGGGGTATGCAG TGCTCCCTCCTCGTGTGGCACCCAGGTCTGCTGCGAAGACCCTCACCAGGGTTCGGGTCTGGCTAAGGCCCCTGCACTGGTGGAGGGTCCAGGCTCCCGCCTCCCGCGGAACGTGCTCAGCGAGAGGGAGCGCAG GAAGCGGATCTCGGTGAGCTGTGAGCGCCTGCGGGCCCTGCTGCCCCGGTTCGATGGCCGGCGGGAGGACATGGCCTCTGTCCTGGAGATGTCGGTGCAGTTCCTCCGGCTGGCTGGCACCTTGGTGCCCGGCTGGGAGCAGCACGCT GAGACGCGGCACAAGTGGCAGAAGGATGTTTTGCAGCTGGCCCTGGCGACACAGACCCCAGCAGGTGCCCCAGACCCTGGCAGGGGAGCACCCAGTGTAACCAT GCCACAGACACCCCCAAGCTGTGTGGCTGCGGGTGTGGACGAGGGGGTGGCCAAGGTGCCAGACAGGCTGCCCGTCCTGTCTG AGCCTCCCAGCCTGGTCCCTGGGTCCCGAGGCCCGAGTCCCTCCAAGGCCCCAAGAAAGTCCCCACTGTGGCCTCCCCACTCACGGCAGCCACCCTCCCCCCTGGTGAGCGAAGAGCCTCTGAGCTGCCTGGGTCAGGCTGGGCCCTCAGCTCGGGGGACCCACCTGGCCCCAACGCTGGACGCCAG GTCTGTGTCGGGATGTGATGTAGAAGACGGGGCATCCTTTCTGCTGACTGCCAGTCCTGACTGGTGGCCGG GGTCTCTGGAGGGCCGAGGCGGCAGTGCCCCTTCTCAGGTCCCCACCAGGAGCAGCCCActgggcagggcagagccaggcttcctGGCAGACCCTGAGCCCGGGTCCCAGGAGCCCCCAGATGGTCCTCTGGAGCCGTGGGGCTCGGACGTGagctgccccagcctggccctgcggGACGAGGTGGAGAGCATCTTCCCGGACTTCTTTGCCTGCTGA